In the genome of Cervus elaphus chromosome 5, mCerEla1.1, whole genome shotgun sequence, the window aatctggaaaactcagcagtggcaacaggattagaaaaggtcagttttcattctaattccaaagaaagacaataccaaagaattgtctcaatgctcaaactaccccacaactgcactcatctcacacgctagcaaagtaacgctcaaaattctccaagccaggcttcaacagtacatgaaccgtgaaattccagatgttcaagctggatttagaaaaggcagaggaaccagagatcaagttgccagcatccgttggatcacagaaaaagcaagagagttccagaaaaacatctgctttattgactatgccaaagcctttgactgtgtggatcacaacaaactggaaaatccttaaagagatgagaataccagaccaccttacctgcctcctgagaaacctgtatgcaggtcaagaagcaacagttagaactggacatggaacaacagactggttccaaattaggaaaggagtacgtcaaggctgtatattgtcaccctgcttatttaacttatatgcagagtacatcatgagaaatgctggactggatgaagcacaagctggaataaagattgctgggagaaatatcaataacctcaggtatgcaaatgacaccacacttatgacagaaagctaagaactgaagagcctcttgatgaaagtgaaagaggagagtggaaaagttggcttaaaactcaacattcagaagactaagatcatggcatctggtcccatcacttcatggcaaatagatggggaaacaatggaaacagtgacagactttcttttcttgggctccaaaatcactccagatggtgattgcagctatgaaattaaaagacgcttgctccttggaagaaaagttatgaccaatctagatagcatattaaaaagcagagacattactttaccaacaaaggtccatcttgtcaaagctatggtttttccaatagtcatgtatggatgtgagagttggactataaagaaacctgagtgccaaagaattgatgcttttgaactgtggtgttggagaagactcttgagagtcccttagaaagcaaggagatccaaccagtccatcctaaaggaaatcagtcctgaatattcattggaaggactgatgctgaaactccaatactttggccacctgatgggaagaactgactcactggaaaagaccctgatgctgggaaagattgaaggcaggagaaggggtcgacagacgatcaaatagttggatggcatcaccgactcggtggacatgagtttgagtaagctccgggagttggtgatggacagggatagtgtgctgcagtccatgggctctcagagttggacacgactgagtgactgaactgaactgagacccacATCTAGAAATGAGTGTGGATTTAAAATTGAGATCCTGCAAGGGACAAAAGTGCAATCCACTAATAAGACTCCAAGCCCCTATAATCTCAAGCAGCAACCTGCAAACTTCTTAGTCTCAACTTTAAAGAATGTTAAGATCAGTATTTGCTAAAATAACCCATTTTGGTGTATATTAGTCTAATGTGTTTGCCGCGGGGCGTGGCAAGTAACCTGAATACAGTTCAGCTTAGGGAACCTAGGGTttgacccctgccccctgcacccctGAAGAGGAAGGCCAGGAGAATAATACACTTGAAAGCAGCAGCTGGGCGTAGgagttttcagtttatttttcttcttgctcccaGAACTGATATTTTCTTTCACCTTTACTACTCCCTCTCATACTATCACCGGGATGAAGATGCAGGCTGTGTTTTCGATGTGTAGAATGACTGGCAAGTTTGTTTCAGAAAACCGGCCATGATTGGTTTACCTGGCTGGTGATTACTAGGCAAATGGCAGGGCACAAGGTTTATGGGCCTGACAAgtttttactgtttccttttatttgttttttgtttgtttaacaatCATTTTCAATCCAAAGAAAGTGtgtgaaaacaacaaaatatttttaaatgttaacaatTTAAAAGTTCCTCACAAAGAACAACTGGGCTCAGCACTCAGTTTATGCTGTAAcatagttttaaataaaattttagttatcAGACCATTATAAATATCAATAATTCAAATACAGGAAAAAGATTTTTCTtgattatgtttttgtttctcagtttGTTTTTCCTACCAataatttcctttttccatttagcCAGTAATcagtaaatactttaaataaatgaatacctaGAAGCTTCATTGATAAGTCCATCAGGTTTTTCTTCTGCTAAATGTtctaatctgtatttttaatccAAAACAGTTATGATACCATCAAGATAAATATCAACCCCTAATTCAGCATCAACCCAAAACATAGAAGCTACAGCACCAGGATCTGCTAATCCGGTGGTCTCTAACAATATGTAATCAAATCTCCCTTTCTTCTTCATCAAATTCTCAATAGCTCTAAGGCCATTGTCCTTTATGGAACAGCAGAGGCAACCGTTTCTAAGTTCAGCCACTCTTCGTAGAGTTCTCCACCTTGGCTGACAGCAAGGATTTCTCCACTGCACTTCCTTCCccaaattcatttaaaatcacTGCTATTCTTTTACAATGTTGCTTTGTCAAAATATAGCGAAGAAGTATTGTCTTCCCAGCACCTAAATACCCGGTGATAACTGTGACTGGAATCTTAGCGCCGGGGCCagacttttcctcctcctccacctctctCTGCTACACCTCAATGGGGACCAATTCAGGACAATCCTCTTCCGCCTGCTCCTCCCTCATCCGCAGAGTCAATAGCACAAAACATCTTGCAAACAGCACAGCTCACCTCTCTACTGTTTCCTTCTAAAACTCTAAAAATGGCAATAAGTGTTTAGGCAGATAACAAAACATGGCATCCCAGATGAGGCGGGGATGTGGGCTCCTGTGATGTGACTGTCCTGCAAGAGCCCCTCAGAATCCCCAACACTCCGCCCTCCAGTCACAGGCCAGCGGTGGTGACCCCACTTCCGTTTGTGTTAGTTTTCACATCATCTGATCCTCACTAGAATAAAGAATGATAAAGTGTGTATATcactgttttatagataagaaaaccgAGGCGCTAAGAGAAGTTAAGCCTGTTTGTAACTGGAGCCGGAACaagaatccaggtcttctgggCCCTGACCCAGCCTGAGAGATTACTTAGGGCTCAGTTTTCTGAGTAGCTTAGAGCTCCACTTCACAGTGCCTCCTTAAGAGATTAAATCAgattccaacacacacacacacacacacacccctgcattTTAAATGCTTGTGAAATAATGACTAGGATAAAACAGCACGTAAGATTTTACTTTCGTTTTAATGGACATTTTGCTCAGAAGCACGGAACAGTGAACATGTCAGCGGCTCAGTGCTAGGGTTACACTCAAAATTGTTAAGTCAGTTACAGTATCCCACTTCAGTTATTTCACATTTAGTTcaggttgttttttaaaaaaaatcagtgctgtGCTAGAATGGAGCACAAAACAAGGTAAGCATTTTAATTTAGTAACACAGATAAGCCTAGCACCCTTAAAATAAATACTGTTAAGAATGAAAGTATCATTTCCACGCAGGGATGTTCCAGTTCACCAACAGTGCAAATGAATAGCAGCATTTTCAAAGTGGAAATTAAATTGTGTAAACACACACCAATTGCCCCTTGGCCTTGACAGTGAACACGCACATCTGCTGCGCCCCTgcaccctccccacccagggcagaAAAGAGCGCCTGCTGAGAGTCAGAAAAGCTGCCCTGACTTCCAGGCCACAGGCGGGAAGGCTTAAGTGCAGGTCAAGGAAGTCAACGTGTTTGAGATGGGCCAACTGCTATACTTCCAGCCACCCCCAGAGCCTCCCAGCCCAAGGGTGCCCGTGGTCACAGGCCTACCTGGTGACCCCGACTTCAATGGAGGCATCAGCACAGAACTCCATGCAGCGGGAGGAGTGAGGTGGGGGGTACCGCCTACGTTCCCCACAGCGGACACTGCAAACGGGGCATCGAGGCCAACCCAggataattaaaaacatttgttaTTATTCTTATCCCATTCTGACCAAATGATTCTTAAGTAGGGAATGTCTACAGGTAAAGTCTTCCTTCTCGTAACGGTTTCAAACATTAGTGACTTTTCCTATCCAGGGTGGTTTTTTCACCACTCGCaaagttacattttctttctcctgagCACTCCATCTTTACGCTGAACCCTGGAGCTTCAGGTCTTACTTTTAACAAGCACAGCCAGATATAAGAAGAAACACTGAGAAGCAGACTCAGTGGCCCAATGCTTGCCTTCCAGCATCAGGATAAGACAATGGCTAGatattttttctaaattgttCAGAATTTACCAACTGTCCAGACCAAAGATCACTTCCAAGCAGTAAAGTTCCGATTCCAGCTTCTCCACTGACCCACGTGCAACACAACTTATTCCGTTACCAGATGCTCATGGAAGGACTTGCTCAGCTGTCACCGGCGCCGAATGGGCTTGTAGACGCAGAATGCCATGAGGATCACGGTCACCAGCAGGAGGCTGAAGATGGTTCCCATCAACACTGCAAAAGGAAAACAGGTTACCGCCCAAGGGCAGCTCAAGTTCTCCAAGTTGTCCACTGACAGCGATGTGCCCAATGCCACTGGGGACCAGGCCCCGTGCCAGGTGTGGGAGAACCAGCCACGACAGAGCTGGCACTGTCTCCGTGCATGTGGGGAGAGAATGTAGCTTTAAGTGCTGCGAGGAAAACGGGACTGTGAGGGTGATGGGGGAGGGCTGGTGAAGGACGCCAGTGAGGAGGGAACATACAAGCTGGGGCCTTAATGGAAGAGGTGTGAAGATCTGCAGGATCAGCAAATGAAAGCCCCTTGGGCCAGAACAAGCCAGAAAGCCAAGGAACAGGAAGGAGGCCAAAGTGGCTGGGAGGAAGGAGTGAAGGAAGAAAGGTGGGGAATGAAGCCAGGGAGGAAGCGTGGAGCCAGCTCACGCAGGGCATTGTAGACCAGGAAGCTTAAAGAGAGGATTATGCCAAAGAGGGACATGATCTGATCTAGTCAGAAAAAAGATCCCTCTGGCTGCTGCGTGGAGAACCATCCTATTATAGTGGGACAAGAACAGAAGCAGGGAGCCCAACTATGTTTTTAAAGCCATTCATAAAGATTGGAGATTCAATAAGAATAACATGCTTCAGTCTCTTGGGGAGTCTTGACAACGGCTTTCTGGTCAAAGAAGCAATGAAACAACTTCATAAATCTATTATGTTTCTGAGAGTGAATTTCACATCACAAATTTCTAAGTTGCTTAGGTGAGAAATAGAACCTACTGTTGTTACCCTCCCAGTGCAAGATTAGATATAAGGACGCAGGATTTAACCTAACTAGCAACCTGCCGGAAGTGATGTGTAGCCCTCTTTGTGTGTCTATCCCAAAAACCTTGGGGGGAGCTCAAAATGAAGTTACCTTAACAAGTAAATGTACGTGTATGTGTTGTTAAGTAACCTGGGTTCTACCTGGGGCCTAACCATGCTTGGTCTCCAGACTGGTTACTGTTCCTCTGAAAAAATCAACAAGATTTGACTGAAGTTTTATTTAAATGAGTAATTTGAGGGTATCTTATCTACCCCACCCACACACTCACTGAACCaagttattatttaaaaactggCCATATAGAGAGATCACCTTTccctggagagggagggaggaaggatgaAGAAGGTGACAAAGACGGTGGGTCAAAACTGCAAGAGGCCAGAGGGAAGTTTAAGGGTCTCTGTTAAACAAAACCTATCTCAAAACAGCCCTCATTACCTAAACACCTGCCCTCTTTTCAAAGTTCTGAATTCCATGAGTTTCTAAGGCTCTGTCTATAATTGGACCTAAAGTTGTCTTATTTCGTTTAAACCAATtccccgctccccccacccccgaccccattTTTGGAAAGGCTCTAAACAAAACCAAACCTCCCAGCAGGAATGCAGGGAACTAGAATTGGAGAATGtaagtcttctttaaaaaaaagaaaaaagaagagcataAACCCCAAGTTGTCAGGTACACAATAATCTGCTGGGATAGCTAACCTTTTGGGCCTGGATAAACCTGCCACTCTTCATTTCCCAGGACCTGGGAGAACTTTAAGACTGCTTGGTGGTggcattgtttagtcactaagctgtgtctgactcttctgtaccaccatggactgcagcccgccaggttcatgtttccatggtatttcccagggaagaatactggggtgggttggcatttccatcccaaggggatcttcccgacccagggatcgaacgcacgtctcttgcattggcaggtggattctttaccactgagccacctgggaagccttaaggCTACTTAGGGCCTTCCTTATGGTCACTTCCCCTTTTCTACCCTGTAACATGGGGCAAATGAAACCCATCTCACAAGAGTGAGTCTCCCGAGGCCTAAAGATGACTGTCATTTAAACAGCAAATTTCAAGTGAAATGTTTTTGCACTATTTTGGAACTATTCTAATACtgctctttgtttgttttttagcttgAGTTAACACTGTCACATGGAAtctattgttttaaatataatattaaaagtgGCCAACATATTCTAAAAGAATTCTAAAATCTTAGCCTTGGAAGGCTCTCAAAGGACATCTGGTCCATTTCCACTGAATGTGAATGTTTTTTCTACAATATTCCTGGCAGTTCCAACTCTTATTTGGaatacttctgtgtgtgtgtttgtcaacCAACCAAAacactagaaaatttaaaagtacctccacatcatgatttttttttttttactgtcaatTGTGTCAATTTGTCTTACTCAAATAAATCGCATTTTAGATCTcaaacattttttcatattttatatgcaaAGCGCTTAACACAGTGCCAGACAGATAATAAGCACATGATCAATGAAAGCCGTTATTATCACCAGAACAGGCAACACGGCACAGCGGTCAAGAACACATGGTTTGGGGTTTAGACTGTCTGGGTTCCCATCTACACTTACAGGCTACGTGACTTTACAGAAGTTACACAatctctctgtttcctcttctgtaaaaacGGAGATAAAAATTCCCACTGCATAGAACTGTCCAGGGGAGTGTTTCTCAAACAATCTGTGGTAAAGGAATAGTTTTTGTAGCTTGTCTGTCCCAGTGCCACTACCTAGCCCTACTGTGCATGACTGACTAACTAGCAGCTCCCATGACCTAGAAAGCATTCCCATTTAGAGACCTAGAAGTGGTTTTGAGTTGCTTGATGTTGCAACAATGTCACACTGTTAAATTTCTAAATAATCTCAAGTGCTCTAAGACATCTCTGCAGATAACAAAGAGTCGGCAGACTTCACAGGGCTCTGCCACCGCTCCTTTTATAGTACTGTTCTACAGAACAGCAGTGGATTCTCAACCATGGGGATTTTGCCTTCAGTGAACATTTGGCAAGTGTCAGGAGACACTTTGATTCTCTGAACTGGGAGTGGGGTGTCCTCCTGGCATCTAGTTGGTAAAGGCtggggatgctgctaaatatctcAGACTGCTCAGATAGTGTGTGCTCAAAATAGTATGTCCACGCCCCCCACTGCCCTTGCCCCGCCCCTCAAACAGAATCATCTGGTCCAACATGTCAGCAGCACCCAGGATGAGAAATCCTGTTCTAAAGTATTAAGCAAGATGTATGGAAACCATGGAGCAAGTACAAAATACTTGGGTACAAAGTAAGTTGTTGATACAAGACAATGGACTCATGGAGAGTCAAGGTAATCCAGAAACAGTACCACGTGGCAGCGTTGTAGATATACAGACCTACCAATGAAGTTCAGCgcaaaactttttaaagtttgcCAAGCTTTGAGATCCAGGGCCCCTTCCAAAGCCATGTactcttatatgtatatatgtgagtgtgCATATCGATGACATCCTCCCAAAAGGATGTTTCAAGCCCCAGAAAACTAAGGTTCTCCGCCACCACTTCCTTTATTTAGAaaagttataaattttttttcgAACTCGAGCCCTTTGCAGTGGAAGGACAGagtttcaaccactggactgccagggaagtccatccacctggctggctgtgtgaccctgggcaaataaCTTCACCTCTTTGAATTTCACTGTCCTTATCTGTAAAGAGGGCTGAAAAACCGTAGCTTTCTCGTTAAGCAACTGTGAGGctcaaataaaatcatatatataacGTGCCTAGTACAACACAGTACATAGGAAATGCTCAACAAATGTCAATTATCATTATATGACTACTAGTCCCGTTAGAAAAGCAAAAGGGGTGGGGTATATTATGCGCCGTATTGCCTAGCTCGAGCCCAACAAGTCACAGAGGAGGGGACCCAGAGTGTGACCTGGGTTACCCAGGGCATTCATGCAACCCGCACCTATCAAGCCCACAGTAGACCAAACCTTCCGCTGAGCCCCAGGCCTGCGGAGACGGCTTGCACCAGCACCCGCCGCCCTCACACTGCCCCCACGTCCAAACCGCGCGTGCCAGGCTCCGGCTGCCCGGAGCGACGAAAGCGCAGACCCGACTGCCGGCCCGCGGCCACTCACCCAGGTTCTGCCCACGCAGCACCGCATACGGCCGGCTCCGCTCTGGAGGCTCCACGGGGGTCGGGGCCTCCGCCTGTCCCAGCAGGAGGCTGCACAGTCCAACGCAAAGCCACTGCCACACTGAACGCAGCATCTTCCCTGACAGTCGGTGGAAGGCTAGCCACTTCCGCCGGAAGCCCCGTCCCGTCTCCTCCCGCGTACCACCTTCTATCGTACCGGGAGAGCGTCGTTGCCAGGGTAACTGTACGTCCCCCGCCAGCGTTCAGCCCTCAGTAAGGTTCCTCGGGGATCCACCTTCCTCCAGGACCAACGTTTCCACCCGGCCCAATTTTCAGGGGATCCCCGTTCCGTCAAGGCAATGTCCACTTCCAACACAGTTCCGTCCTGACCAACGTTCCTCCTTCCTTTGAGTTCCAGGTTGGCCCCCTTGCATAGAGGTTTCTTAGGTCCATTTAGGACCTCTGGAAGGTGTTTAACGAATCCATGTATTTTCCTATTAAATCTTCACCACAGGCCTAAAAAAGGAAAGACActattcctattttataaatgCCACCTTCTCAGGGAGTTTTTACCTGGACACGGTTTTCTAAAACTCTAACTAAAACTTCTAACACTGCTTCTGTATATATTCTCCCTACTCTTTAACCTCTCTCATCCCCTCATATCCCCTTCCCGTTTACCCTATACATTTAATCTACATTTTGTTATTTTGACTAAAAAAGTGCACAATGTTacagttgtgagttaagttttatttgggggcaaagTAAGGACTATAGCTCAGGAGACAGCCTCTTAGATAACTCTGAAGAACCACTCTGAAGTGGTAGGGGGCAAGTCGGTGTAAATGTGATTGTTAGTCCAAGTTCGTGTGCCCGAgggcacagtgaggccaaacaaaccaaaacatcagagtttggagcagagaaagttttACTGCAGGGCTATTTAAGGAGACACAATCTTATACCCTTAAAAGCCCCTCCCTACCCCCAAGGGGTTcagtaaagcatttttaaaagccagctggaggtggaggcagggagaggggggtctcagggtatgtgatcagctcatgcacagttctctgattggctgatagTGAGGGAACAGGGGTAGTGTTACAGGGGTTAACTTTATCAGTCCTTAGTCTCCAGGAGGCATGGGGCTatgtgctcatggtcatcaagaagttaacattttccatttggtGGGGGGTTTTCACATCCGTAAAACAAATGTGTGCAATTCCAGAAGTGTGCATCAAATACTATTATCTAAGtactttcaattcagttcagtcgctcagtcgtgtccgactctttgtgaccccatgaacctcagcacgccaggcctccctgtccatcaccaactcctggagtttacccaaactcatgtccattgagtcggtgatgccatccaatcatctcatcctctgtcgcccccttctcctcctgccttcagtctttccctacatcagggtcttttcaaatgggtcagctcttctcatcaggtggccaaagtattggagtttcagcttcaacatcagtccttccaatgaacacccagaactgatttcctttaagatggactggatggactctcaagagtcttctccaacatcacagttcaaaggcatcaattcttcagcactcagctttctttatagtccaactctcacatccatacatgacgattggaaaaaccatagccttgactagacagacctttgttgacaaagtaatgtctctgctttttaatatgctatctagattggtcataactttccttccaaggagtaagcgtcttttaatgtcatggctgcagtcaccatctgcagtgattttggagcccaaaaaaatagtcagccactgtttccactgttttcccatctatttgccatgaagtgatgggactggatgtcatgatcttagttttctgaatgtggagctttaagccaattttttcactctcctctttcactttcatcaagaggctcttcagttcttcttcactttctgccataagggtggtgtcatctgcatatctgaggttattgatatttctccctgcaatcttgattccagcttgtgcttcctccagcccagcatttctcaggatgtactcagCATATTAGTTAAAAAagaaggatgacaatatacagtcttgatgtactccttttcttatttggaaccagtctgttgttcgatgtccagttctaactgttgcttcttgacctgcatacaggtttctcaagaggcaggtcaggtggtctggtattcccatctctttcagaattttccacagtttattgtgatccacacagtcaaagccttaggagctaaagcagaggatatggggaaggcctgtcctgggaaggccccacaGGGTCCAGCTCGGTTATAAGACTTTAACGAAGAGGGATCCGTGTGGTCAGGCACACACTTTGGCAGAGGTTTACTGCTAGTCAGAAGGAGCTGGTGTCTctattaatgattttagtgcttttctagatttAAGAAGGTTCAAGGATTTGGGCTCATAAAATATCCTAAAAAATACTTAACTATCTGAAGACCAGTTTTTCCAGAGCACaaagtgcctcattcctgatctctgccctgaactcctttcagggtgtgtTGAAAGTCACTGACTGCAGTGGCTCATGAATTCATCCATGTAAACACAGAAGGCAAGTGACAATTTTTAGTTGGCTTTGAGTACCTGCCACCCTCCTAGGATGTAAGGTCTGTAGGGGCAGAGATTTGTCATTGCTCACTGTTGTCCCAGAGTCTGGAAGGGTAGCACATTATGTTCTAGGAATGTTGGCTGAATAAATGAGGAAGCAGCTTAGTTAAGTGTTTGGCCCAGTGCTGCACAGAGTAAATGGCAGAGCTACACCTTGACTCAGGTATAGTTCAGAATCTTTTACCATTTGCTGAGACGATGaaactgagaaatggaatatttcctgccatatcagtaaacaaggatgtcacagtcatgagcgactgcagccctccagagtGAATTCATGAGCCCTAAGGGCAATAGGGGAGGGAGAAGAATATCTGAGATCTGACAGCTATtgggctgcagccactccctatggtgaacCCCCAGGGAGCCGGGGATTTGAAAAACACAGAATACTGGCCCAGGATAGCTCAGGCTtcagccactccctatggtgagccccCAGAGAGCCagggatgtgaaaaacacagtaTAGTGGCTCAGGATAGCTGacatgcatatgaaaggaatgatttcagtgatcCCAGACTTTTCcatctttccatacatagaaaaacacagaattgcttaacttgggatatctagttttctttaataataatctCCTGATGTTTGGACCACCTGCCCTTTGttgtaaaacttctatataacctgactccttccctcacctcctcagagcagttctctcagggttacttgagatgctgtctccggGACttcaagtcctaaaaattcctacTGAATGAAACAtagctctcaacttttaggttgtggatatttttttttcagttgacaaaaCCAACATAGAAGAAAGGAGGTTTGCGACGACTGCAGAGATGGAAAGGAAATCAGATGACATTAGCATCTAGCTCCAGACACCTAGGCTAGACTTTGCAGTCACTTAAGCtgataaatttctttctttttcaaaaaatttttcttttctggttgcaccatggaatcttagttccatgaccagggatcaaacccacatgctCTACTTTGGAAAGacaatcttaatcactggactaccaaggaggTCTtccttcctttaatttttttctttagtttatttGTTGAGTCAGGTGGTTGTGATTTTTACCCCAAAGGATCCCTGCG includes:
- the C5H12orf76 gene encoding uncharacterized protein C12orf76 homolog, which produces MLRSVWQWLCVGLCSLLLGQAEAPTPVEPPERSRPYAVLRGQNLVLMGTIFSLLLVTVILMAFCVYKPIRRR